The Panthera uncia isolate 11264 chromosome B3 unlocalized genomic scaffold, Puncia_PCG_1.0 HiC_scaffold_1, whole genome shotgun sequence genome segment AGGGAAGGTTTTGGGTTAAGCGTAGTACCACTCTGAATTTGTGAGGGTGGGAGCCGGCGAAGCCCACAGGGCACGCAGCGTGGGCACCACCGGGAGGGGCCCGAAGCCCGTCTCGGAACCCCAGGGCTGCCCGGCGGCCCGGCCTCCGAAACCTGGGCAGGGCCGTGGCTGTGCAGCACAGCCCGTGTGTCCCCGCTCTGGCCGCAGCCGACCGCGTACAAGAGACGTACAAACCAAGCACGGTCTTTAATGACGTCGGCGAGGCCGTCGGCGGGGGGCGGAGGGGTAGCACGGCCTCCTGCacgtccctccccctcccagcgcCCCTCACGGCGTACCCATGCCACCTCAGGCGTAGAAGATGAGCTCTGGGATCTGCCCACCCTGGACCCCGGTCCCGTTGGTGCTGTCCGAGGAGCACTGGAACTGGAAGGTCACCTTCCCGCACTGCACTTCCGTCATGCCCTCCTGCCCAAAGTAGCTGAGCTCGCTGCCATCCAGGACCGCGCTGGCCGTGTAGAAGGTGTCCTGCTCCACCTGCACGGGGTGCTCAAACCAGACCGAGAAGGTGTTGCTGGAGCCGTCCGAGACGAACTTGGTCAGGTTCTGAGCCAGGACCACCCCCAGCCGCTTCAGTTCGATCTTCACGCTGTACTCGGCCTTCCCGGAGCTGGAGCCGTACAAGCCCAGCCCTGCCACGAACACCCTCCGGTCCACGGCAAACTGGATGCTGTCACAGCGCCCGCGGTAGCGCCACTGGTTGCTGCGGTAGGCGGAGGACTGGAAACGGTGGCACCTCTGCGGGGCGAGGCCCTTCCTCTTGGTCAGCGGGAAGCTGAGGAGGGGCTTGTTGGCGGCCGTGTACCACAGGAAGATGCTGTGGGTCTCCTCCAGCGTCAGGATGTCCGACTGGGCAGCGCCGTTGGCGAACTCCTCCAGGGTCATGGTCGGAATCCGGACCAGGTAGAGGGCGGGCCCCAGCACGTGCCTCTTGTTGCGCGGGGTGGCCGGCAGGCCCTGCCTCTTGCACTCTGCTTCCGCCCAGCTCAGGACGGCCTCGAAGACCACGGCCTCCTTGGCGTTGAGAGCTTCCCGCGTCACGATGATCTCCAGCGTCTGCCAGTCAATCTCACAGAAGCCTTCAGACCTCAGAGCCATCTCCGCCTGAGCATCGATGACCTCCCAGCAGCGCTGGGTCAGCTCGGGCTCCTCAAACAGCCGGCTCTGGGACAGCAGGACACAGGCGTTTTTGGCTTCCAGGCTGGTCTCCAGGAAATTAACACAGGCTTTAGCTAGTGCCGGCACGATGTACTTCTTGGCAGCATAGAGAGTGGCCAGCACCGTGTCGGCCTCCAGATCGATCTCGTCACTGTACATGTACCTAGGTGGGGCGGGGACCGTGTCACAGGCTGCGTGGGGCATGCCCCCAAGAAGCTGCACGGTGCCCGCTGGCGGCAGCCAGGCAGCAAGGAGCCACCCCCTCCTCGCGGACTCGTGCAGCAGGCTTACTTTAACAAGATGAGGAAGGCTGCGGGCTCCACGTCAGGGATGTGGATTTCTGACTTAACTTCTGCCAAATCGCCATAAAACATGGCATAGAAGACAGAGCTCCCAACGGCCAGG includes the following:
- the BTBD6 gene encoding BTB/POZ domain-containing protein 6 isoform X1: MFNNELMADVHFIVGPPGAARRVPAHKYVLAVGSSVFYAMFYGDLAEVKSEIHIPDVEPAAFLILLKYMYSDEIDLEADTVLATLYAAKKYIVPALAKACVNFLETSLEAKNACVLLSQSRLFEEPELTQRCWEVIDAQAEMALRSEGFCEIDWQTLEIIVTREALNAKEAVVFEAVLSWAEAECKRQGLPATPRNKRHVLGPALYLVRIPTMTLEEFANGAAQSDILTLEETHSIFLWYTAANKPLLSFPLTKRKGLAPQRCHRFQSSAYRSNQWRYRGRCDSIQFAVDRRVFVAGLGLYGSSSGKAEYSVKIELKRLGVVLAQNLTKFVSDGSSNTFSVWFEHPVQVEQDTFYTASAVLDGSELSYFGQEGMTEVQCGKVTFQFQCSSDSTNGTGVQGGQIPELIFYA
- the BTBD6 gene encoding BTB/POZ domain-containing protein 6 isoform X2, with translation MYSDEIDLEADTVLATLYAAKKYIVPALAKACVNFLETSLEAKNACVLLSQSRLFEEPELTQRCWEVIDAQAEMALRSEGFCEIDWQTLEIIVTREALNAKEAVVFEAVLSWAEAECKRQGLPATPRNKRHVLGPALYLVRIPTMTLEEFANGAAQSDILTLEETHSIFLWYTAANKPLLSFPLTKRKGLAPQRCHRFQSSAYRSNQWRYRGRCDSIQFAVDRRVFVAGLGLYGSSSGKAEYSVKIELKRLGVVLAQNLTKFVSDGSSNTFSVWFEHPVQVEQDTFYTASAVLDGSELSYFGQEGMTEVQCGKVTFQFQCSSDSTNGTGVQGGQIPELIFYA